In Solanum pennellii chromosome 7, SPENNV200, the following are encoded in one genomic region:
- the LOC107025546 gene encoding pre-mRNA cleavage factor Im 25 kDa subunit 1 isoform X2, with amino-acid sequence MAGGNLDVLDIYPLNHYYFGSKESLPLKEEETLDHRIQRFKFNYNTHGIRTCVQAVLLVDLFKHPHLLLLQVRHSLYKLPEIECLRRKLSSKLSMSEEDDRWEVGECLGMWWRPDFETLIYPVLPPNIKRPKECTKLFLVRLPESCKFIVPKNLKLIAVPLCQVHENFKTYGPIIAGVPQLLSKFSYNTPDTD; translated from the exons ATGGCAGGTGGAAATTTGGATGTTTTGGATATTTACCCACTCAATCATTACTATTTTGGTTCAAAAGAATCGCTTCCATTGAAGGAGGAGGAAACCTTGGATCATCGCATTCAACGCTTCaaattcaa CTATAATACTCATGGAATCAGGACTTGTGTACAAGCTGTGCTTTTG GTTGATTTGTTCAAACATCCACATCTATTATTATTGCAAGTACGGCATTCCCTGTACAAACTTCCAG AAATTGAATGTCTTAGACGTAAACTCTCAAGTAAATTATCCATGAGCGAAGAAGATGACAGATGGGAG GTCGGTGAATGCCTTGGGATGTGGTGGAGACCTGACTTTGAAACATTGATTTACCCAGTTTTGCCACCTAATATAAAAAGGCCAAAG GAGTGCACAAAACTATTTCTAGTGAGGTTGCCCGAAAGTTGCAAATTCATTGTACCGAAGAACCTCAAACTTATTGCCGTTCCATtgtgccaagttcatgaaaatTTCAAG ACATATGGGCCAATAATAGCCGGAGTTCCCCAACTGTTATCGAAGTTCTCCTACAATACACCTGATACTGACTGA
- the LOC107025546 gene encoding pre-mRNA cleavage factor Im 25 kDa subunit 1 isoform X1 has protein sequence MAGGNLDVLDIYPLNHYYFGSKESLPLKEEETLDHRIQRFKFNYNTHGIRTCVQAVLLVDLFKHPHLLLLQVRHSLYKLPGGRLRPGESEIECLRRKLSSKLSMSEEDDRWEVGECLGMWWRPDFETLIYPVLPPNIKRPKECTKLFLVRLPESCKFIVPKNLKLIAVPLCQVHENFKTYGPIIAGVPQLLSKFSYNTPDTD, from the exons ATGGCAGGTGGAAATTTGGATGTTTTGGATATTTACCCACTCAATCATTACTATTTTGGTTCAAAAGAATCGCTTCCATTGAAGGAGGAGGAAACCTTGGATCATCGCATTCAACGCTTCaaattcaa CTATAATACTCATGGAATCAGGACTTGTGTACAAGCTGTGCTTTTG GTTGATTTGTTCAAACATCCACATCTATTATTATTGCAAGTACGGCATTCCCTGTACAAACTTCCAGGTGGTCGTCTTAGGCCTGGTGAATCAG AAATTGAATGTCTTAGACGTAAACTCTCAAGTAAATTATCCATGAGCGAAGAAGATGACAGATGGGAG GTCGGTGAATGCCTTGGGATGTGGTGGAGACCTGACTTTGAAACATTGATTTACCCAGTTTTGCCACCTAATATAAAAAGGCCAAAG GAGTGCACAAAACTATTTCTAGTGAGGTTGCCCGAAAGTTGCAAATTCATTGTACCGAAGAACCTCAAACTTATTGCCGTTCCATtgtgccaagttcatgaaaatTTCAAG ACATATGGGCCAATAATAGCCGGAGTTCCCCAACTGTTATCGAAGTTCTCCTACAATACACCTGATACTGACTGA